The Cicer arietinum cultivar CDC Frontier isolate Library 1 unplaced genomic scaffold, Cicar.CDCFrontier_v2.0 Ca_scaffold_2802_v2.0, whole genome shotgun sequence genome includes the window GGCGGCAGGTGCGGCAGCTTCAACGGCTCCACCAGCAGCAGTAGCGGATACGGCAACAGCAGCACCACCTGCAGCGCCAACATTCAAAACGAGATCGTCAGTGCTCTTATTCTGAGCAAGTTTGGCGAATAACCTTGGCCAGTATGATTCGACAGTGACGCCAGCAACCTTCAAGATAGTGTTAATCTTCTCcgcctacaaaaaaaaaagtcaagaaATTTGAGATCTGAAAATGAATTTGGTAAATTAGAAAGATGATTAAATGAAAGATAATAAACTGACGGTGATTGCGATTCCGTCATTGTGGAGCATCAAG containing:
- the LOC101498607 gene encoding large ribosomal subunit protein P1-like, giving the protein MSAGELACIYSILMLHNDGIAITAEKINTILKVAGVTVESYWPRLFAKLAQNKSTDDLVLNVGAAGGAAVAVSATAAGGAVEAAAPAAEAKKEEAKEESDDDMGFSLFD